Genomic DNA from Methanocalculus natronophilus:
GATGAAGGCGAGCGAGAGCGTATTGATGATCGTCAGCACAGGCATCCCCTCTTGAGGTACTTTGCTATTGCAATCGTTGCGATGAAGTTGATCATCGCATAGATGATCGCGATATCCAGAAATATCGGCCTCTCATAAATAAAGCCGATTAAGACCAGGAGAACGATCGTCTTGGTACCGATGGTGTTGACCGCAATCAGGCGGTTCTCTACCCCGGGTCCTGCAAGCACCCGGTAGAGGCAGAGGAAGACCGTCAGGATCAGGATGATCATACTGGCATAAAAAATGTCATACATCAGTTCTCACCAAAAATCCGTGCCAGGTTATTCTGAATATCCTTCTCCTGGTGGAGTTCTCTCTCTGAAGATTCCAGCACCAGTGCGTGAACGACATATCTCCCGTACCTGACATCGACTGTGACTGTTCCCGGTGTCAGGGTCATCGCATTTGCAAATGCCGTCCTCAGGACGTCGTTATAGAAATCTGTCTGTAGCGTGATCATCCCCGGATCGATCGGCATCTTCGGGTGGAGGATCCGGTATGCCACATCGATGTTGGCAACCAGGATGGCCACAAAAAGTTTCGGGATATAGAGGACAAACCTGATGAAGGATACAGCAGACTCCTGGAACTGTGCATCAGATCGGAGGAGAAGGTCTCCTGATATGAGCGTCACAATCACACAGCAGATGATCCCGGCTATGATATAGAATGGTTCAAGATAGCCGGAGAGGATATACCAGAAGAGCAGCAGGATGGAGAAGGTTACAATCATGTTGCCAATAGATCCTGGATCTCGTCCCTTTCCCATATCTTGTCCTCCGGTAAAACTGAATTGCATAATTTTGGTAGGTGGAATTTATAAACCTGTGTTCCTCATTCTCTGCTGGTGAGAAAAGAGGTGAGTACAGTTACGACCCAGAAGGGAGTCCCCGGAATTCTCCGTCCATTCAAGGAATACCTGGCAGGTAAGCAGCTTGATCCGGGATCGCAGGTTGTCTATTACGGCTGTGTCGGTACATGCACGCCGTTTGTTGAGCTCCTCGCATATGCAACACGGGATATGGATATCCACCAGGTGTATGTCCCCCTCCTTGACGAGGGAGGAGCCCGCCTGCTGAAGAATGTGCCCGGAGTCGGCATCCAGGCAGGGGAGCGGGTCAGTGTGAAGCCGGCTATCATCGTCCTGATGGGAGGGTTGTCCATGCCGGGTGTTCCTGTTCTATCCGATGAGGCAAAGGCGGTTGTACAGAGGCATGGCGTCCCGGTTGTGGGCATCTGCTTCATGAACATGTTTGAGCGGCAGGGGTGGAGTAGCGAGATCCCCTTTGAACTGCTGATCGACGCAACAATCGACCCGGTAAAGATAATAAAACCCTGAAGAGACAGGCATCATCATCTCCCTCTCGTGGATTAATTGTTCCAAACCTATTTTGCCAGATGCACCCCTCATGCATATCCAGGGGGTGCTCCATCATCTTTTTTGTTCACAAACCTGCTTGCAAATGACCGTATATCATCTTCATATCGTGCAATCAGTTCGGGATCAAATGCTTCGGCAGGGAGTTTTGTCGCCTCTTTCATCATGATCAGGGTTAGCTGAAAGAGCGACTCCGGTGTCATCTGCAGATGCATATCCGTGCCATTATAGAGTGCCATTTGGAGTTCAGTCATCCAGTAGAGATCACCTTCACGCCGGTAGGTGTTGATGTCGGCAGTGAACCAGTCCTCATCAAGCACACCGACAGAGAGGGCATACGCCTCCTGAATCCGGCCTCCATACAGGGCTGTCAGATGCTTCAGAGCCGATATGGCGGACTGCTCGTCTTTTTCATCATCATCTACATGTTTCTGGAGATC
This window encodes:
- a CDS encoding cation:proton antiporter, which codes for MYDIFYASMIILILTVFLCLYRVLAGPGVENRLIAVNTIGTKTIVLLVLIGFIYERPIFLDIAIIYAMINFIATIAIAKYLKRGCLC
- a CDS encoding Na+/H+ antiporter subunit E — protein: MGKGRDPGSIGNMIVTFSILLLFWYILSGYLEPFYIIAGIICCVIVTLISGDLLLRSDAQFQESAVSFIRFVLYIPKLFVAILVANIDVAYRILHPKMPIDPGMITLQTDFYNDVLRTAFANAMTLTPGTVTVDVRYGRYVVHALVLESSERELHQEKDIQNNLARIFGEN
- a CDS encoding DUF2124 family protein — translated: MSTVTTQKGVPGILRPFKEYLAGKQLDPGSQVVYYGCVGTCTPFVELLAYATRDMDIHQVYVPLLDEGGARLLKNVPGVGIQAGERVSVKPAIIVLMGGLSMPGVPVLSDEAKAVVQRHGVPVVGICFMNMFERQGWSSEIPFELLIDATIDPVKIIKP